From Cardiocondyla obscurior isolate alpha-2009 linkage group LG09, Cobs3.1, whole genome shotgun sequence, one genomic window encodes:
- the LOC139105306 gene encoding uncharacterized protein, with translation MPHSRSLNKILLPGPPLQNDLTLVLSNWRRYRNVFCTDIIKIFRQIAVHKDDQDFQRIIWIPHEGGEPTEYRLKTITYGMACAPYLSIRTLHQLVKDKGSRYPKGARCLCQQTFVNDIFGGADQLEEAYNERDELISLLSLAEFDLDKCEFLLDRAETPTNPTKRSISFCISRLFDPLGWISPVTVVGKIYLQDLWLAKVGWDEILTGQHLTKWKNYHASLRALNEIHVERWLRLFTNYSAELHGYADASSRAYAAVIYVRSTLENGDVQINLVAAKAKVSLIKTVSVPNLELCGATLLVRLLTHVRQLEFLKNLPVTAWLDSQITLSWIKEHPSKWKQFVANRVSMIQTQLPEARWRYVPTKQNPTGSGHPRNESWRAFGVDTMVVRTALAIAIA, from the exons ATGCCGCACAGCAGGAGCCTAAATAAGATATTGCTGCCTGGACCACCTCTTCAGAACGACCTCACTTTAGTTCTGTCAAATTGGCGTAGATACCGAAACGTATTTTGCACTGACATCATAAAGATATTCAGGCAGATTGCAGTTCACAAGGACGATCAAGATTTTCAGAGGATAATTTGGATTCCCCACGAAGGCGGAGAACCAACGGAGTATCGGTTGAAAACAATTACATACGGTATGGCCTGTGCTCCCTACTTATCGATACGCACACTGCACCAGTTAGTAAAGGATAAAGGGAGTCGATACCCCAAAGGTGCCCGATGTCTCTGTCAGCAGACTTTCGTGAACGACATCTTTGGTGGTGCTGATCAGTTGGAGGAAGCGTATAACGAAAGGGACGAGCTGATCTCATTGTTAAGCCTCGCAGAGTTTGACTTGGATAAATG TGAATTCTTGTTGGACCGTGCCGAGACACCTACCAATCCTACCAAACGTTCTATCTCGTTTTGTATCTCCCGACTTTTCGATCCTCTAGGTTGGATATCACCGGTCACTGTGGTCGGCAAAATCTATCTACAAGACTTGTGGTTGGCCAAGGTCGGATGGGACGAGATCTTAACCGGTCAGCATTTAACGAAGTGGAAAAATTATCATGCATCACTGAGGGCATTAAATGAGATCCATGTTGAGCGTTGGTTAAGATTATTTACGAATTATTCCGCCGAGTTGCATGGGTATGCGGATGCTTCTTCACGAGCGTACGCGGCTGTGATCTACGTTCGATCAACATTAGAGAACGGGGATGTACAGATAAACCTAGTGGCAGCAAAAGCAAAAGTGAGTCTGATAAAAACTGTTAGCGTCCCGAACCTGGAACTATGTGGAGCCACTCTGTTAGTCAGACTCCTTACACATGTGCGCCAACTAGAGTTTTTAAAGAACCTACCTGTTACGGCCTGGTTAGATAGTCAGATAACGCTAAGCTGGATAAAGGAGCATCCGAGTAAGTGGAAGCAGTTCGTGGCGAATCGTGTTTCAATGATCCAGACGCAACTGCCTGAAGCACGCTGGAGATATGTTCCAACAAAACAGAATCCGACCGGATCTGGCCACCCGCGGAACGAGTCCTGGAGAGCTTTCGGAGTCGACACTATGGTGGTACGGACCGCCTTGGCTATCGCAATTGCCTGA
- the LOC139105307 gene encoding uncharacterized protein codes for MSGVILPTARAYIESDKGIRSTIRILLDQGSQASFITEGTAQLLSADRKRVHIPLSDIGSVASGVVRSVSTVTLYSFYDSKFKMSCDVLIYPKLTGLLPATDLSHTLAFHRAGLHLADPHYYKPAKVDALLGAGAYNALIREGLHRIHDTGLIAQETALGWVVSGYSCDSRSRRAEVSDEESVVAMFCSAEEELRQSLRLWLLEDPERPRSLLSPDEERYTVRLLFARTPPSVANETRQVAQRSLIALLKRLSREPKLSRKYHEFMNEYLELRHMERVPPDELNNPRA; via the exons ATGAGTGGCGTCATTCTACCTACGGCAAGAGCTTACATTGAGAGCGATAAGGGGATACGATCAACTATACGCATTTTGCTGGATCAAGGGTCGCAAGCATCTTTTATCACTGAAGGCACTGCACAGCTCCTCAGTGCAGATCGAAAGCGAGTGCATATTCCTCTAAGCGACATTGGCTCAGTAGCCTCTGGAGTAGTTCGCTCTGTGAGTACAGTGACCCTGTACTCCTTTTACGACAGCAAATTTAAGATGAGCTGCGACGTTTTAATATATCCGAAGCTGACAGGATTATTACCTGCAACTGACTTATCGCATACTCTTGCATTCCACCGTGCAGGATTACATTTAGCGGATCCTCATTATTATAAGCCTGCTAAGGTAGATGCATTATTAGGAGCTGGGGCTTACAACGCGCTGATTCGAGAAGGTTTGCATCGCATACATGACACTGGATTAATCGCTCAGGAGACTGCATTAGGTTGGGTAGTCTCAGGATACAGTTGTGACAGTCGCTCACGGCGGGCGGAGGTATCGGATGAAGAATCAGTCGTAGCTATGTTCTGTTCTGCCGAGGAGGAGTTACGACAATCGTTACGACTATGGCTGCTGGAGGATCCGGAGAGACCAAGGTCATTATTAAGTCCTGACGAAGAGAG GTATACCGTACGTTTGCTCTTTGCGAGAACGCCGCCTAGTGTGGCCAACGAAACGAGACAAGTGGCTCAACGTTCTTTAATAGCATTGTTAAAAAGACTTTCGCGTGAGCCTAAGCTATCGAGGAAATACCACGAATTTATGAACGAGTACCTCGAATTGAGGCATATGGAGCGAGTGCCTCCAGACGAATTAAACAACCCACGAGCATAG
- the LOC139105308 gene encoding uncharacterized protein: MKTIWLKMNPSTVEQSVPCNHSSVIDRHRLSPKIMISNIDVRQLSTWPIEVRVVRVQSPTMFWVKLINDEAAHKEMLERMALRMRFAAPQLILSPNEIIIGTLVAIREGSKWQRGIIEYVGATSITVNLRDWARTTERMPHECLRLESQFHEMRWQAIPCVLNGILPLRAQVWTEQEVVHAKIIMEKTQGWIIINDVLSDNAALVSYLRGGQTENVPMIDVSTLFIQISIAKKI; this comes from the exons aTGAAAACAATTTGGCTCAAGATGAATCCTTCAACCGTCGAGCAgtcagttccttgcaaccactcatcagtaattgatcgtcatcgtttgtcaccaaaaatt atgatttccaacATCGACGTAAGACAGCTGTCCACTTGGCCGATTGAGGTACGCGTggtacgcgtacaatcacctACAATGTTTTGggtgaaattaatcaacgatgAAGCAGCTCATAAGGAAATGCTGGAACGAATGGCCTTACGCATGAGATTTGCAGCACCTCAACTGATACTGTCaccgaatgaaataataataggaaCTCTCGTTGCCATCCGCGAAGGTTCAAAATGGCAAAGAGGGATCATCGAGTACGTCGGTGCTACTTCGATTACTGTaaatcttcgcgactgggctcgcacAACTGAAAGAATGCCGCATGAATGTTTACGACTAGAGAGCCAATTCCATGAAATGAGGTGGCAAGCAATACCatgtgttttaaatggaatcttGCCTCTGCGAGCTCAGGTATGGACGGAGCAGGAGGTTGTGCACGCAAAAATCATCATGGAAAAAACGCAGGGATGGATCATTATCAATGATGTTCTCAGTGACAATGCTGCACTTGTTTCATACCTCAGAGGCGGACAAACGGAAAACGTGCCTATGATAGATgtatctacattatttatacaaataagtattgcaaaaaaaatttaa